A genomic segment from Thermococcus sp. encodes:
- a CDS encoding dolichyl-phosphate beta-glucosyltransferase → MKVSIIVPAYNEEERILKTLNDYYNTFNTTFRNNFELIVEMDGCTDNTPEIVREFSRGKNNIRILEFPKRLGKGGGIKEAFKIANGEIIGFTDADDSTPAKEFLKLIKEIENGYDVVLGSRWLKESRVLIPQPLYRQILSRGFNLLVRIFFGLSIRDTQCGAKVFRKDVVDAVLSDLQVNGFAFDVELLYLAHKKGFRIKEVPIEWYNDKNSTLDVKKVVPEMFMALVKVRLYHSPFKAIIKTSKLKGQ, encoded by the coding sequence ATGAAAGTATCAATAATAGTCCCAGCGTATAACGAGGAGGAAAGGATTTTAAAGACACTTAACGATTATTATAACACTTTTAATACTACGTTTAGGAATAATTTTGAACTTATAGTTGAGATGGATGGGTGTACAGACAATACACCAGAGATTGTGAGAGAGTTTTCACGCGGGAAGAACAATATAAGAATTCTAGAGTTCCCAAAAAGGCTTGGAAAAGGAGGAGGAATTAAAGAAGCATTCAAAATCGCAAACGGAGAGATAATTGGTTTTACCGATGCCGATGACTCTACACCTGCAAAAGAGTTCCTGAAACTAATAAAGGAAATAGAAAACGGGTATGATGTTGTTTTAGGATCGAGATGGCTAAAAGAGAGCAGAGTTCTTATTCCACAACCTCTTTATAGACAGATACTCAGCAGAGGTTTTAATTTGCTAGTTAGGATTTTTTTTGGACTGAGTATAAGGGACACGCAGTGCGGAGCCAAGGTGTTTAGAAAAGACGTTGTTGACGCAGTTTTGTCTGATTTGCAGGTTAATGGATTCGCATTTGATGTGGAGTTACTCTATTTAGCACATAAAAAGGGGTTTAGAATAAAGGAGGTTCCGATTGAGTGGTACAATGACAAAAATTCAACATTAGATGTGAAGAAAGTTGTCCCTGAGATGTTTATGGCTTTGGTTAAGGTGAGGTTGTATCATAGTCCATTTAAGGCTATAATTAAGACATCAAAATTGAAGGGACAGTAA
- a CDS encoding oligosaccharide flippase family protein, with product MDILRDWIKKSKLIKDTAIMMIAMGFSNFFNYLYQLSMGRLLTPIEYGELFSLLSLFYIFSVFSTTVNTSITKFTSIYKINNEYGKIKTLLVRASKSLALLGGLIFLGVVILSPYISKFLKIDNPLLVILLFASVPFGFVLPVYQGILRGLQRFEALGISASSWSFFKLVFGVLFVLLGLGVVGGISGVFLAHVFALVITLFFLRDLLKVEGEGGVNLRDIVNYSSLAFLSIFAYTTMWNIDVILVKHYLSPLEAGEYSAISVLGKIVLFAPGAVGMVIFPKTAEMHEKGEEHFHVLLKGLALTLLISGGIVLVYALFPRFIITFIYGEKYLSVAPYLWRYGLAMMLLALLNVIMNYALSINRTKIFYPLLVGVFLEIITLYYFRTSIENIINGLSLAMLVGLVLAVISLWRGSQ from the coding sequence ATGGACATTCTTAGAGACTGGATAAAAAAAAGTAAACTCATCAAAGATACCGCAATAATGATGATAGCTATGGGATTTTCAAACTTTTTTAATTATCTCTATCAGCTCTCTATGGGAAGATTATTAACTCCAATCGAGTATGGAGAGCTCTTTAGTTTGCTGTCTCTATTCTATATATTCTCTGTATTCTCTACAACCGTGAACACTTCCATAACAAAATTTACATCAATATACAAGATAAACAATGAGTATGGGAAAATAAAGACACTCTTAGTAAGGGCTAGCAAAAGTCTGGCACTGCTTGGTGGGTTAATTTTCTTGGGCGTAGTGATTCTAAGCCCGTACATATCCAAGTTTCTTAAAATTGATAATCCCCTGCTAGTTATCCTACTTTTCGCCTCCGTACCATTTGGATTCGTTCTTCCAGTATATCAGGGAATTTTGAGAGGGTTACAAAGATTTGAGGCCTTAGGGATAAGCGCTTCCTCATGGTCATTCTTTAAGTTGGTCTTTGGTGTCCTTTTTGTGTTACTTGGGTTGGGAGTCGTTGGTGGCATCTCTGGGGTATTCCTAGCACATGTATTTGCCCTCGTTATAACACTATTCTTCCTCAGAGATTTGCTCAAAGTCGAGGGAGAAGGAGGGGTAAATCTCAGAGACATTGTAAACTACAGTAGCCTGGCATTTCTGTCAATATTTGCATATACGACAATGTGGAACATTGATGTCATCTTAGTAAAGCACTATCTGTCTCCTCTAGAGGCCGGAGAGTATTCAGCTATCTCTGTATTAGGGAAAATTGTTCTATTTGCACCGGGTGCCGTTGGAATGGTTATATTCCCAAAAACCGCAGAGATGCATGAAAAAGGAGAAGAACACTTTCATGTGCTGCTAAAGGGATTAGCGTTGACACTTTTGATTTCTGGGGGAATAGTTCTGGTTTATGCTCTGTTTCCAAGGTTCATTATCACGTTCATTTACGGAGAAAAGTACCTCAGCGTTGCGCCGTATTTATGGAGGTATGGGTTGGCAATGATGCTTTTGGCTCTGCTTAATGTTATTATGAATTATGCCCTCTCAATAAACAGAACAAAAATTTTTTATCCCCTGTTGGTTGGAGTATTCCTCGAGATAATTACTCTATATTACTTTAGAACTTCAATTGAAAACATTATAAATGGACTCTCGCTAGCTATGTTAGTGGGATTAGTACTTGCGGTAATTTCATTATGGAGGGGATCTCAATGA
- a CDS encoding STT3 domain-containing protein, translated as MNDEKVSLMSKVTDKVFFPSKKFLELKFALPTIVSIALVIRLLPMRFKYLLGYDPYFHLAYIRYALSHGWVNFFPYALGPWGIQIKLFHPLGLWMTPAYVYKLLHFLGLSLYNAFRVTPVIFGVLTVVFTYLAVLRLYGKKEAFLSAFLLAVSFGHVFRSMAGYYRGDNYMLFWYSVALLGITLGLTWKPKRWEYERFAFYLIPGVATGLSAFFWQAYYPIFAFVLANAFLLSLGVFVLKRDEKIVEGVIIALSTVLGVLIANSIGEKFGFGMVGYNRWLGKKIAEEFGFNFGFIKDAFLYLYLKYAVSLAVVTILILVILARFSKNRKTRYVITGVLVLATLVVASHHYGQLNNLIKEIFVNAPIVETQRTGLSDLCQAYGLAFLAVPLFGISFRKKRASDYLILGLALVALPMLLIWTRFLFIGSLTIALMAGIGLVEVYELLAPKLKARKFGVIALAVLLIFVPATTAYTGFKNTLSVRPFVNDNWVKALEYLGNHSNINDVVLTWWDEGHWVTYFAERAPVAQGSPSKFVADYYLGKVSEKRLMSLGIDYIIVSLDAVEKFGAILRTAGETGYAMVVLWPVSTPGILTFTAPGYTVMATPGESWDVRVRIGNVLGVPVKVFVEKETKVQEVPLKERPTLDAYVYINLNYGYAILMNGKAFETPLAKLMFTNNYSKNYQLLYSDGGIVKIFRFLHPNVIVTSQNGSVVLRFTNSTGTAIGVYGYLDNGTLVYRKWFNVKGKSEFTLPKNLNGSVVVRYVYVQKGTVLDRGVFRIEDVLKS; from the coding sequence ATGAACGACGAAAAAGTTAGTTTGATGAGCAAAGTAACAGACAAAGTTTTTTTCCCATCTAAAAAATTTCTTGAATTAAAGTTTGCACTCCCAACCATAGTCTCAATTGCCCTTGTAATCAGGCTCCTTCCAATGCGCTTTAAGTACCTCCTCGGCTACGATCCCTACTTTCACCTAGCATACATAAGATACGCGTTAAGCCATGGCTGGGTAAACTTCTTCCCCTATGCACTTGGTCCATGGGGAATTCAGATAAAGCTCTTCCACCCTCTTGGCCTGTGGATGACCCCTGCGTATGTATACAAGCTCCTTCATTTCCTCGGCCTCTCCCTCTACAACGCCTTCAGGGTAACACCCGTAATCTTCGGCGTTCTGACAGTGGTTTTCACTTACCTGGCTGTCCTCAGGCTCTATGGAAAGAAGGAGGCGTTTCTGTCGGCCTTTCTGCTGGCTGTAAGCTTTGGCCACGTCTTCCGCTCCATGGCCGGCTACTACAGGGGAGACAACTATATGCTCTTCTGGTACAGCGTGGCTCTCCTTGGGATAACCCTGGGACTAACGTGGAAACCCAAACGATGGGAGTATGAGAGGTTTGCATTTTATCTTATTCCTGGGGTAGCAACGGGGCTCTCAGCTTTCTTCTGGCAGGCTTACTATCCAATATTCGCCTTCGTCCTCGCGAATGCATTCCTGCTTTCCCTTGGAGTTTTTGTCCTGAAAAGGGACGAGAAAATAGTTGAGGGGGTAATCATAGCGCTCTCGACAGTCCTTGGGGTGTTAATAGCGAACTCAATCGGAGAAAAATTTGGCTTTGGAATGGTCGGTTACAACAGGTGGCTTGGCAAAAAGATTGCCGAAGAGTTTGGTTTTAACTTCGGCTTTATAAAGGACGCATTCCTCTATCTCTACCTCAAATACGCCGTTTCCTTAGCTGTTGTGACAATCTTAATCCTAGTAATTCTTGCTAGGTTCTCAAAAAACAGAAAGACGAGGTACGTCATTACCGGAGTTTTGGTTCTGGCCACTTTGGTAGTCGCGTCCCACCACTATGGACAGCTCAACAACCTGATAAAGGAAATCTTCGTAAACGCCCCGATAGTCGAAACCCAGAGGACGGGTTTAAGTGACCTCTGCCAGGCCTACGGTCTGGCCTTTCTGGCGGTTCCTCTCTTTGGAATTTCATTTAGGAAGAAAAGAGCTAGCGACTACCTCATCTTAGGTCTGGCATTGGTGGCTTTACCCATGTTGCTCATCTGGACAAGGTTCCTGTTCATAGGTTCACTTACGATAGCGCTCATGGCCGGTATTGGCCTGGTTGAGGTTTACGAGCTTCTAGCCCCAAAACTCAAAGCCAGAAAGTTTGGCGTCATTGCCCTGGCGGTGCTCCTTATCTTCGTCCCGGCAACGACGGCATATACAGGATTTAAGAATACTCTGTCCGTGAGGCCGTTTGTCAACGACAACTGGGTGAAGGCATTGGAGTACCTTGGAAACCACTCAAACATCAACGACGTCGTCTTAACCTGGTGGGACGAGGGACACTGGGTAACTTATTTTGCGGAGAGGGCGCCGGTTGCTCAAGGAAGCCCCAGCAAGTTTGTAGCGGATTACTACCTCGGAAAAGTTTCGGAAAAAAGACTCATGAGCCTTGGTATTGATTACATCATAGTGTCTCTCGACGCCGTTGAAAAGTTCGGGGCTATTCTCCGAACTGCCGGGGAAACCGGATACGCTATGGTAGTTCTTTGGCCTGTTTCAACACCGGGAATCCTAACGTTCACCGCCCCGGGTTACACGGTAATGGCAACCCCCGGGGAAAGCTGGGATGTGAGAGTGAGGATTGGCAACGTCTTGGGGGTTCCTGTTAAGGTCTTCGTTGAGAAAGAGACAAAAGTCCAAGAAGTCCCGCTGAAGGAAAGGCCAACCCTCGATGCTTACGTTTACATAAACCTGAACTACGGCTACGCTATACTGATGAACGGGAAAGCATTCGAGACACCACTGGCCAAGCTCATGTTCACCAACAACTATTCAAAAAACTATCAGCTCCTCTACTCCGATGGGGGAATTGTGAAGATATTCCGGTTCCTTCACCCGAATGTGATTGTAACTTCCCAGAACGGTTCAGTGGTCCTAAGGTTTACAAACTCGACTGGAACCGCCATTGGTGTATACGGCTACCTCGACAACGGGACGCTCGTTTACAGGAAGTGGTTTAACGTGAAGGGCAAAAGCGAGTTCACTCTTCCAAAGAACTTGAACGGGAGTGTCGTTGTCAGGTACGTATACGTTCAGAAGGGGACGGTTCTTGATAGGGGAGTGTTCAGGATAGAAGACGTGCTGAAGAGTTAA
- a CDS encoding NDP-sugar synthase — MKVLIMAGGYATRLWPITKDNPKALLPVGEKRIIDYILEKVLKLDLPVYISTNRFFESNFRPVADEYGVELIIEDTLHEEEKLGTIGAMRKAVEELGFDDYLVIAGDNIFSFSLAEFLGRYSGETLIAVYDVGDFELAKRYGVVVLEGDKVIAFEEKPAQPRSTLISTGVYVFPRRVMELLDNYLSNGNRDSPGYFVQWLLKKGESIKAYRFSEYWYDIGSADSYLEALRTLMKESHIEEIQISPYSKIIPPVVIKKGAKILGRSIIGPFAYIGEDCIIENSDVSDSIIFRKTVIRNSTIWRSIIDEKCEIRNLELRKSLVGGHAKIQRGE; from the coding sequence ATGAAAGTCCTCATAATGGCCGGCGGTTACGCCACGAGGCTTTGGCCAATAACTAAAGATAACCCCAAGGCTTTACTTCCTGTTGGTGAAAAGAGGATAATAGATTATATCCTCGAGAAAGTTTTGAAGCTGGATTTACCAGTTTACATCTCAACGAACCGCTTCTTTGAGTCCAACTTCAGGCCTGTTGCCGATGAGTACGGTGTTGAGCTAATCATAGAAGACACGCTCCATGAGGAGGAGAAGCTGGGAACGATAGGAGCCATGAGAAAGGCCGTCGAGGAGCTCGGCTTCGATGACTACCTCGTTATAGCTGGCGACAACATCTTTTCATTCTCCCTGGCGGAGTTTCTGGGTAGGTACAGCGGGGAAACACTGATAGCAGTCTACGATGTGGGTGACTTTGAACTGGCCAAGCGCTACGGTGTTGTCGTGCTCGAGGGAGACAAAGTGATTGCCTTCGAGGAGAAGCCAGCACAGCCACGTTCGACCCTTATAAGCACGGGTGTTTATGTCTTTCCCAGGAGAGTCATGGAACTTCTTGACAATTATCTCTCTAATGGAAATAGAGATTCACCTGGCTACTTCGTCCAGTGGCTCCTTAAGAAGGGAGAGTCAATTAAGGCCTACCGCTTTTCCGAGTACTGGTACGACATAGGCTCTGCCGATAGCTACCTCGAAGCCCTGAGAACTTTGATGAAAGAAAGCCACATAGAGGAAATCCAAATAAGCCCATACTCTAAGATAATCCCGCCTGTAGTTATAAAGAAGGGTGCAAAGATACTGGGGCGTTCAATCATAGGACCCTTCGCCTATATTGGCGAAGACTGCATCATAGAGAACTCCGACGTTAGCGATTCCATAATCTTCAGGAAGACCGTTATCAGGAATTCTACTATATGGCGCTCAATCATAGACGAGAAGTGCGAGATAAGGAACTTAGAGCTTAGGAAGAGCCTTGTCGGGGGTCATGCGAAAATACAGAGGGGAGAGTAA
- a CDS encoding NAD-dependent epimerase/dehydratase family protein, which yields MRVLVTGGAGFIGSHLVDKLMELGHSVRVLDDLSAGSLDNVRRWLEHERFEFIRGDMRNLEVVEKAVKDVEAVFHLAANPEVRIGSQSPELLYETNVLITYNLLNAMRDSNVKYLVFTSSSTVYGDADVIPTPEDYGPLEPISVYGGAKLAAEALISGYAHTFGFRALIFRLANIIGERSNHGVIYDFINKLRKNPEELEILGDGTQRKSYLHVSDTVDGILKIFEHFKKSNKTVDFYNLGNDDWITVREIAEIVSEEMGLKPVFKFTGGVDGGRGWKGDVKFMRLSIKKAKRSGWRPRLNSYEAVRKTVRELL from the coding sequence ATGAGAGTTCTTGTCACTGGTGGCGCTGGCTTCATAGGCTCACACCTCGTCGACAAACTGATGGAGCTCGGCCACAGCGTCAGAGTTCTCGACGACCTGAGCGCCGGCAGTTTGGACAACGTCAGGCGCTGGCTCGAGCATGAACGTTTCGAGTTCATCAGAGGGGATATGCGGAACCTTGAAGTCGTTGAAAAAGCCGTTAAAGACGTTGAAGCCGTCTTCCACCTTGCGGCAAACCCGGAGGTTAGAATCGGCTCCCAGAGTCCAGAGCTTCTCTACGAGACCAACGTTTTGATAACCTACAACCTCCTCAACGCGATGAGAGATTCTAACGTCAAATACCTCGTCTTCACGAGCTCGTCAACGGTCTATGGAGATGCTGATGTCATTCCCACTCCAGAGGACTACGGCCCGCTGGAACCGATAAGCGTCTACGGAGGGGCGAAGCTCGCGGCCGAGGCCTTGATAAGTGGCTACGCCCATACCTTTGGATTCAGAGCTTTAATCTTCCGTTTGGCGAATATAATAGGTGAGCGCTCCAACCACGGTGTTATCTATGATTTCATCAACAAGCTGAGGAAAAACCCAGAGGAGCTTGAAATCCTCGGCGATGGAACCCAGAGGAAGAGCTACCTCCACGTGAGCGACACGGTTGATGGCATACTTAAAATCTTCGAGCACTTTAAGAAAAGTAACAAAACTGTGGATTTCTACAACCTTGGAAACGACGACTGGATAACGGTTAGAGAGATAGCGGAGATAGTCAGCGAGGAAATGGGCCTCAAGCCGGTCTTTAAGTTCACTGGGGGAGTTGATGGTGGCCGTGGTTGGAAAGGAGATGTAAAGTTCATGCGCCTTAGCATAAAGAAAGCCAAGAGAAGTGGCTGGAGACCGAGGCTTAACAGCTATGAGGCAGTCAGAAAAACCGTTAGAGAGCTTCTTTAA
- a CDS encoding glycosyltransferase family 2 protein, with protein MRVSIIVPTYNERENLPELLERISKALKDYDYEIIIVDDDSPDGTWKLAEELSNKYPVRVIRRTEEKGLSSAVIRGFKEAKGDVFVVMDADLQHPPEIIPELLREIEEGADIAIASRYVPGGGVKNWYWYRKLISKGAIMLGRLALPKIRNVKDPVSGFFALRREVVENVELNPVGFKILMEILIKGNYKKVVEVPFVFGLRKAGESKLSGKTMLNYLRHLYRLMRWEGELDRLIKFSIVGFSGIIVNEGFLWLFVNLGIDKYVANVPATELAILNNFIWNDLWTFKDLKRKPLWKRLVSFHIAALTGALVQWAIYVPLVWLGIHYLIANLVGIGASFIVRFAVNRHVTWG; from the coding sequence GTGCGGGTTAGTATAATAGTTCCAACATACAATGAGAGAGAAAACCTTCCTGAACTTCTTGAGAGGATTTCGAAAGCCCTCAAGGATTACGATTATGAAATAATTATTGTTGATGACGATTCCCCCGATGGAACGTGGAAGCTCGCCGAAGAGCTGTCAAATAAGTATCCCGTCAGGGTAATTCGGAGAACCGAGGAGAAGGGCCTTTCCTCGGCTGTAATCAGGGGGTTTAAGGAAGCGAAGGGTGACGTTTTCGTGGTCATGGATGCGGACCTACAGCACCCTCCTGAAATAATCCCAGAGCTTTTAAGAGAAATCGAAGAGGGTGCCGACATAGCGATAGCAAGCCGCTATGTTCCGGGTGGAGGCGTTAAGAACTGGTACTGGTACAGGAAGCTTATCTCAAAGGGCGCCATAATGCTCGGTCGCCTGGCCCTTCCAAAGATAAGGAACGTGAAGGACCCCGTGAGCGGGTTCTTTGCCCTCCGGAGGGAGGTTGTGGAAAACGTTGAGCTCAATCCCGTTGGCTTCAAAATCCTCATGGAGATTCTCATAAAGGGCAACTACAAGAAGGTCGTGGAGGTTCCCTTCGTTTTCGGCCTGAGGAAGGCCGGCGAGAGCAAGCTGAGCGGGAAGACGATGCTTAATTACCTGAGGCACCTCTACAGGCTTATGCGCTGGGAAGGGGAACTCGACAGGCTAATAAAATTTTCCATCGTCGGCTTTTCCGGGATTATCGTTAACGAGGGTTTTCTATGGCTGTTCGTTAACCTCGGCATCGACAAGTACGTCGCCAACGTTCCGGCGACAGAACTCGCGATACTCAACAACTTCATCTGGAACGACCTCTGGACGTTTAAGGACCTCAAGAGGAAGCCATTGTGGAAGAGGCTCGTTAGCTTCCACATCGCCGCGTTAACAGGCGCCCTAGTCCAGTGGGCGATATACGTTCCCCTCGTGTGGCTCGGCATTCACTACCTCATAGCTAACCTAGTCGGCATTGGAGCTTCCTTCATAGTGCGCTTCGCAGTTAACAGGCACGTCACATGGGGTTGA
- a CDS encoding ATPase domain-containing protein, translating to MYVGELLKGLDRLPTGVPGLDNLIGGGFLPGRVYLITGPPGSGKTTLGIQFLVEGANNDEKGLFISLFETQDVILRDMLRYNFGILEHFQSKKIAFYDLGEILLSANRELTWEELFKLLIEIIKREKAKRVVIDSFSLFESFVSDPAGKKKALGRFVRLLRSLEVTTLLLAEMLSSEKYTDEYYLADGVIVLHHFMRNYQMVRALQILKMRGVPHDSNLKRLRFTTDGIRVYPEAPL from the coding sequence ATGTACGTAGGCGAGCTACTCAAGGGACTCGACAGACTGCCCACCGGCGTTCCGGGACTCGATAACCTCATCGGCGGCGGCTTTCTGCCGGGAAGGGTTTACCTCATTACGGGTCCCCCCGGGAGCGGAAAGACTACCCTGGGAATTCAGTTTCTTGTTGAAGGCGCCAACAACGACGAGAAGGGCCTCTTCATCTCGCTCTTTGAAACGCAGGACGTTATCTTACGCGATATGCTCCGCTACAACTTCGGAATCCTCGAACACTTTCAGTCAAAGAAGATAGCCTTCTATGACCTCGGCGAGATTCTCTTGAGTGCCAACCGCGAGCTAACGTGGGAGGAGTTATTCAAGCTTCTCATCGAAATTATCAAGCGCGAAAAAGCAAAGAGGGTCGTGATTGACTCCTTCAGCCTCTTCGAGTCCTTCGTCAGCGACCCGGCCGGAAAGAAAAAGGCCCTGGGAAGGTTCGTCAGACTGCTCCGCTCCCTTGAGGTTACGACACTTCTCCTCGCGGAGATGCTGAGCTCCGAAAAATACACCGACGAATACTACCTCGCGGACGGCGTCATAGTGCTCCACCACTTCATGCGCAACTACCAGATGGTGAGAGCTCTCCAGATACTCAAGATGCGTGGCGTTCCCCACGACAGCAACCTTAAGAGGCTTCGCTTCACAACCGACGGAATAAGGGTCTATCCGGAGGCCCCGCTATGA
- a CDS encoding DUF4910 domain-containing protein produces MKLPDVRLSPERILKDISEIGEFHRIQGSRELVESVKFIKEKLDSFGVENDLLSDSYDGKTWHGTLASPIAWNPIRGELSYDGKRLTTEESPLLIMAHSPEGEVKAEVLPIFREEDWDDAEGKVVVVNKDWRNAYRKANEAGAKAFIAHREGTGEFYPYIGLFLTKEDLEWAKIPALAVPESVAKDMVSKSLKGSVEVSLSVQVERPKREDLPMLYAKVGEPPYIVFSAHICHPRPGANDNASGSAMLIELARKLSEAYKYSFRFGFAFLWVPEHHGTQTFFERAKPGEYYANINLDMVAGSPDRSGSTLMLVRTPFSRFSVVSGLLEHFLWRFNRKEKSFSGSEIPAIAFKPYPYEMGSDHDVFNFFGVPGTMLITWPDRFYHSSGDTVEKVSLETISIIGNAVLSTALSLAEGEGKTLGRFARGYAMKVLGELSMARDTEESERLVMKGLARDSEFLGLNLGHDFDDEPWLHWKARGVLNERLIRARNGNWEEFRKLTEDRRVYSQLHELLMLSEILPKERAFRALSEEYGKVEREKLEKLVEILEEAKIVIPS; encoded by the coding sequence ATGAAGTTACCCGATGTCCGGCTCAGTCCAGAGCGTATTCTGAAGGATATTTCTGAGATAGGGGAGTTCCACAGGATTCAGGGTTCACGGGAACTCGTTGAGAGCGTTAAGTTCATCAAAGAAAAGCTCGACTCCTTTGGCGTTGAGAACGACCTTCTATCGGACTCCTACGACGGAAAAACCTGGCACGGAACCCTGGCTTCCCCCATAGCGTGGAACCCCATTCGCGGTGAGCTTTCCTACGACGGGAAGAGGCTCACGACCGAGGAGAGCCCGCTCCTGATAATGGCCCACTCTCCGGAGGGAGAGGTCAAAGCTGAAGTCCTGCCGATTTTCCGCGAGGAAGACTGGGATGACGCGGAGGGAAAGGTCGTTGTCGTAAACAAGGACTGGAGAAACGCCTACAGGAAAGCCAACGAAGCGGGAGCAAAGGCCTTCATAGCCCACCGGGAGGGGACTGGAGAGTTCTACCCCTACATAGGCCTTTTTCTTACAAAAGAAGACCTTGAATGGGCGAAGATTCCAGCCTTGGCAGTTCCCGAGAGCGTCGCGAAGGATATGGTTTCCAAGTCCCTCAAAGGTAGCGTTGAGGTTAGCCTCTCGGTTCAGGTTGAAAGGCCCAAGAGAGAAGACCTCCCAATGCTCTACGCGAAGGTGGGCGAACCGCCCTACATAGTTTTCTCTGCCCACATCTGCCACCCGAGGCCTGGGGCCAACGACAACGCGAGCGGGAGCGCGATGCTAATCGAGCTGGCGAGGAAGCTCAGCGAGGCTTACAAGTACTCATTCCGCTTCGGCTTCGCCTTCCTCTGGGTTCCCGAGCATCATGGGACACAGACCTTCTTCGAGAGGGCGAAACCGGGAGAATATTACGCGAACATAAACCTCGACATGGTTGCAGGAAGCCCGGACAGGAGCGGTTCAACGCTGATGCTCGTGAGAACCCCGTTCTCGCGCTTTTCCGTGGTTTCCGGCCTGCTTGAGCACTTTCTCTGGAGGTTTAACAGAAAAGAAAAGAGCTTCTCCGGAAGCGAGATTCCTGCCATAGCGTTTAAGCCCTATCCCTACGAGATGGGAAGCGACCACGACGTCTTCAACTTCTTTGGGGTTCCGGGGACTATGCTGATAACCTGGCCCGACAGGTTCTACCATTCAAGCGGGGACACGGTTGAGAAGGTCAGCCTGGAGACGATTTCAATAATCGGCAACGCAGTTCTTTCCACTGCCCTCTCGCTCGCGGAAGGAGAGGGGAAAACGCTGGGAAGGTTCGCGAGGGGCTACGCGATGAAAGTCCTCGGCGAGCTCTCGATGGCCAGAGATACCGAGGAGAGCGAGAGGCTTGTAATGAAGGGCCTCGCGAGGGATTCGGAATTCCTTGGGTTGAACCTCGGTCACGATTTTGATGATGAACCCTGGCTCCACTGGAAGGCCAGAGGAGTTCTAAACGAGAGGCTGATTAGAGCGAGGAACGGAAACTGGGAGGAGTTCAGAAAACTCACCGAGGACAGAAGGGTTTACTCCCAGCTCCACGAGCTGTTAATGCTCTCAGAGATTCTTCCGAAGGAGAGGGCCTTTAGAGCTCTTTCTGAGGAATACGGTAAAGTTGAAAGGGAAAAACTCGAAAAGCTTGTCGAAATCCTTGAGGAGGCGAAAATAGTCATTCCTTCTTGA
- a CDS encoding transcriptional regulator: protein MNDVYERLEALLRSLGVKKTELRIYRLLLEKRKPMRITEIVRELGISERSVREHVLNLYRRGMLKRELIQQGWLGYTYTAVSPAELLENLKRYILERIGEIERELKKE from the coding sequence ATGAACGACGTTTACGAGAGACTGGAAGCGCTCCTCCGCTCACTGGGAGTCAAGAAAACGGAGCTCAGGATATACCGTCTCCTTCTCGAAAAGCGAAAACCCATGAGGATAACCGAAATAGTCAGGGAGCTCGGAATAAGCGAGCGTTCCGTCAGAGAGCACGTGCTCAACCTCTACAGAAGGGGAATGCTGAAGAGGGAGCTAATCCAGCAAGGCTGGCTCGGTTACACATACACGGCAGTTTCTCCCGCGGAGCTTCTTGAGAACCTTAAAAGATATATCCTTGAGAGGATAGGCGAAATAGAAAGGGAACTCAAGAAGGAATGA